In Sphaeramia orbicularis unplaced genomic scaffold, fSphaOr1.1, whole genome shotgun sequence, the sequence AACATGTGAACCCGATTGGAGTGGATCTACTGGATCCTGTTGGATCGGTGTGGACCTACTGCTGGTGTTTAGGATCCCGTTGAACTGCTCGGGGCAGGGTCTGGACACCAGTTCTCCTGCGGCGCTTCGTGGCCAACAGGTTCCGATGCCGTCCACGGACAGGTCGCAGAACACGCCTACAAACGTCACAGACAGATCTGTCAGCGGACGGTGGAGCGGGCGGTTCGGTTTTCACCAGGTGGGTCCGGGTCGACGTTACGCACCTGAGGTGTTCCCCACGGTCAGCGTTTGGTTCAGGAAGGCCAATGTCCTCACTGGGAACAGGAAATCAGGAACACTGGTTACTTcacaataaacaaacagaacccagaacaaatgacaaaaaaaaagaataaaaagtaaaggtgaaaaaatatttggttcaatgaaacaaaatgtgataaaacacagAAACAGTCCATAAAAGCACAAACGAACGCCGACAGAAAAGAACCAGTTTGGGTTCTGCGGTGTTCAGGGTTCATGAGGAACCAGAGCTGGTTCTGTTCTTAGCTGGTTTTACTCTTTCAGATGGTTCTCCTCTTTGACACTGACTGGCTTCCTGGGTTCCACAGGGGACTGTCCTGGCTCCACTTCTGTTCACGCTGtacctgggacctccagtccagtctgggtccTGCCACTTGTAGAAGTTCTCTGATGACTCTGCAGTGGGACCGGGTACCCAGATCTATCTGTACTCTATCTAACCCTACCCTGGACCAGTGGATGGAACAGTGGAGCGGGAGGAGTCTGATGGAAAAACGTTagggacagggacagggacagggtTCGGGTGAACTCAGATCCTCATACCTGTCAGGTTGGTCGAAAGCAAAATCAGCGTTTCACAGGTGAACTGGACTGAAGAAACTCTACTGAGGAACATCCACACCCACAGAACCTGAGAACAGAAGGAACCCATGAGGAACATCCACACCCACAGAACCTGAGAACAGAAGGAACCCATGAGGAACATCCACACCCACAGAACCTGAGAACCgcccacacacacagtccacccACACAAATGAACAGGTTCAGATTGATCAGCTGTTCAGTCTGTGACGATTCTGTTAATTATTCAGTAATGACTGAGTCATGTTTCACTGctgtcattcacacacacacacacacacacacacacacacactcagttctTTCCTGTTGTGAAACTGTTTCTATAATTAGACACAGCCCAGTGCACCACAGACTGAAACGGTCTAATTCCTGCTGGTGTGGTTTCTGTGTGTGGGTTCTACATCTGCATCCACAGGTGTttcctgtcagactgcagtgaagCTCTTCTCctaaatgactcccattaaatgctcaaatctgttcagttgttttcatttcattgactccaaatgtgttggaacacgttcatctctcagaccagttggttcagaatcagtttgatcccagatcagtggactggatgttgttcacttctcctccattcccgtgtctgtgtttgttcattccatctctgctcagtgcatttgtccgtagacgctcagcgtccatgcacttcaatgggactgagtggaactgctggaaaaaccactacaaactggaccagcactggacacatgacacctgttgtcccgcccccggacgctcggcgtctctggggatgaacagagctgtgggcggagctcggccgggccggacgccgagcttccgcgcgccgatcggaggacgggtccaaaggctgaatgtggtttgattgacagctgttttcagatctgctccttcactgacacagttcagtttaatacgtcacacattctgctgggaaatcacagaaaccaaatgaactgttcatttactgacctggaagaaaacacaagcactggacgaactggtacactggactggactaactggtacgctggactggactaacttttgcactggactggactaactggtacactggactgaagggacacgtttACCTGTTTACTGTGGACGATAAGAACactgagcatttactgaaaaaggaacagaggacgaGTTTATGTTAAAGAACTGGACTGGGTTTACGTACGAGacactgagcttcaactgtctgaaccagaaccagaaccagaaccagaacagatgACACTGGACTAGAactgacagaaacaaaacacctACTGAACCCACAGGTTCTACTGGGGTTCCACCAGGTTCCATCAGGTCCACGTGGCCTGAAATGTTTCATTCAAACCAAATAAACCAGGTCCAGTATCTTGGACCCGTGTTCTCCGGCAGACCGGATCCACATGGTCTGGATGACGTCACACTTGAATGTGACATTTGAACCGGATCAGTACATGTGAACCGATCCGGTTCCATCTGATCCGGTTCCATCTGATCACATATGTACTGGTCTGGACCCGCCTACCTGACTCTGGACCCGCCTACCTGACTCAGTCGTTTCCGGTCCATCTctgtcattcatccattcactcaTGGGGACGCGCGCGCCCTCGCACGCGGCCGTTCGTCTTTTCACAGTCCGGTCCCGGTGCAGACTCTGGTCCGGTTCTAGTCCCGCGTAATGTCACTCCTCTGCAGATCCGATCCGTGCCGTGCCGTGCCGGCTAACATCCACCCGCAGCCGGTAAAAGAGAGCTCCGGGTCCGTGTCGGTCTGAGGAGGACTGACTGCGGGACCGAGATGATGACAAACCTGAGGAGCGCGCGCTGCCGGTGAGGGGGCTGTTGCAGAGCGCCAACCAATCACAGCAGAGAGAGGAGGGAAGGGGAGGGGCTAAAATATTCTGTTGATGTATTTTTAGAACCAATGGGATGAATGTGAACCTGATCAATAAGACAAGGATCAAACAGCCATATGTGATCAATGAACTTCTAAAAGGAAGGGTTTAAGCACATCATCAGTTAATAAACgaaaagaaacatgtttattCATAAAATCCTCTGTAAAACGTCctgatgttgaacataaacatcctagaaaaaaaaagaatcaactcAGATGAGAATCCAAAAGTTGAACGGATTGAATTTAATGTTGAAATTCAAAATGTGTACGTtcaatatgtttgtatgtatgcatAAAATATAATATTGATATTTGTTCTCTTTCAGGATTTTCAGATGGCTGcacagaaggtcaaaggtcatgtgatATGAACTATTCAGATTCACATTCAAACCTGATActgatgtgtttttattcttccaaCATTGCAGTGTTCAGTGTCACAACAAAACAAGtcgtgtgtaaaaaaacaaaacaaaaaaaacctcacataCTGAACCTGAAATGGTTTAGATGCAGCTTGTTTTCTGGACAGTCATTGAACACAGTCATTACAGCTCCATCTGTGGTCAAACACAGACCTTTGTTCACTTCACATGAGGTTTGAAAAGTTTGTTTAATGAATGTTTTAGATGAAATTCAACTACAGACTCAGTTCAACTATGGTTTTTTAAACTACAGACTCAGTTCAACTGTGGTTTTTAAACTACAGACTCAGTTCAACTGTGGTTTTTAAACTACAGACTCAGTTCAACTGTGGTTTTCGAACTACAGACCTGGTCCAAGTTCAGTTCATCCACTTTGCTCAATGATTTGTTCACATTCTCTGGATTTTTTTCGTTTTTCTTGGGCCACACCAACTTCTTATTAGACGTGATGATATCCTCAGttatggatcaatgacagttggcAGTGGGTGGGTTTACATGTTTTATTGGTTGTTTGTAACGATGAtaaaaagaacataaaaacaGTTGGAGGAAGAGGGCGGGGCTGtgacatcagcagcagcagtctgGAAGGACAAGGACCTGTCTGTCACAATGTTGCCTAGCAACAGTACTCCTCTGGGAAATCAGGGCAGGGTCAAATAGAATGGGGGCGGGGCTTCAGATGGAGGCGTTGCTAGAGTACGTCATCGCTCTCAGCCGTGTGCAGTTGGGTGTCATCTGCGTCCGTCATGCTGCTCTCCTGACTGTCGTCCACCTCTGCACCTGCAACGGCCAATCACAGGTCAGAACCGGCCAATCAGGGAGACCCACCCCATGTGGCTCCGCCTCCTGGTCAGAATGAACCAATCAGGTTGACCCACCCTATGTGGCTCCGCCTCCTGACCCGAGTCAACAGCGCACTGGTCGTTAACGCAGACAAACGACAACCCAGACCACCAAGACCCAAACCCAGACCACCCAGACCCcccagacccaaacccagaccacccaaacccaaacccagacaaaaaagacccaaacccagaccacccagacccaaacccagacAAAAAGACCCAAACCCAGACCGGAAGTAGGAAACACAAAATCCAAGGCCCCGTCAGCAGGACCGTCCCATTGTTTGTAGGCGGTCCCGCCGACAGTTGGCCGACCGTCCGGTTGCCCATCTGCGGGACCGTCCGGTCACTGGTCCGGTCACCGGTCCAGTCACCCGTCTGCGGGACAGTCCGGTCACCCGTCCAGTGTCCGGTGGGAGTGGTCACCTGTGGGAGTGGTCACCTGTGGGGCGGTCCTCACCTTCGTCCTCTGGCAGGTATCTCTTGTCGATGGCTTCTTTGATCTGGTTGTTGGCTCCCTTAGGGTCCAGGTCCATGGCCCAGCTGAAGTTCATCAGAGCCAGGTGAGTCTGACCCAGCTTTTTATACACCTGCTcacacacaggtcaaaggtcaaactgggGTCAGCAGGTTAGGCATGAGGGaggaaaggtcagaggtcacacactTACTTTTCCTATGAGGAAGTAAACCAGAGACTCTTTGGGAACGATTTGTTTCAACTCCTCCAACTCCTGAAGTGCAGCCTGGAGTAAACAACAggtcaacaacaggtaaacaacagttaaccaacaggtcaacaacaggtaaacaggtcaacaacaggtaaacaacaagtAAACAACAGTTAACCAACAggtcaacaacaggtaaacaggtcaacaacaggtaaacaacaggtaaacaacagttaaccaacaggtcaacaacaggtaaacaggtcaacaacaggtaaacaacaggtaaacaacagttaACCAACAGGTAAACAggtcaacaacaggtaaacaacaggtaaacaacaggtcaACAACAGTTAACCAACAGTTAACCAACAGGTAAACAggtcaacaacaggtaaacaacaggtaaacaggtcaacaacaggtaaacaacaggtaaacaacagttaACCAACAGGTAAACAggtcaacaacaggtaaacaacaggtcaacaacaggtaaacaacagttaACCAACAGGTAAACAggtcaacaacaggtaaacaacagttaAACAACAGatcaacaacaggtaaacaggtCAACAACAGGTCAACAACAGGTCAACAACAGGTCAACAACAGTTAACCAACAGTTaaccaacaggtaaacaacaattaaacaacaggtcaacaacaggtaaacaggtcaacaacaggtaaacaacagttaaacaacaggtaaacaagtcaacaacaggtaaacaggtcaacaacaggtcaaaaacagataaacaggtaaacaacaggtcaacaacaggtaaacaggtaaacaacaggtcaACAACAGGTAAACGGGTTAAACAGGTAAACATGTTTAACAGGTTAAACATGAGCAGGACCAGTACTGTTAAAGATGTTTTGATCCAGACTGTGCTTACTTGAGATGTGTGAGAGTTCTGTCTATGGATCCATATAAATGTGTATTGATCATATTGTATTGACCAGTATTGTATTGATCGGTATTATACTGATTTGTATTGATGGATATTGTCTTGATGGGTACTGTATTGATCAGTATTGTATTGAACGGTACTGTATTGATCAGTACTGTATTGCCGAGTGTGTCCGTGTACCTTGTACTTGTCGTTGGCGAAAAGGATGGAGGCTCGGTGGAATTTGCACAGAGGGTTTTTGGGGTCGATGCCGATCGCTCGGTTCAGAGTCTCCAGCGCCGCATCAGACTTCTTCAACGCATGTTGGACCTGGACACGTGTGAATGTGCATTAATGCTAACAGGTAAGCGCTGAATAATGCTAACAGGTAAGCACTGAATAATGCTAACAGGTAAGTGTCGAATAATGCTAACAGGTAAGTGCCGAAAATTGCTAACAGGTAAGCGCCGAATAATGCTAACAGGTAAGTGCCAAATAATGCTAACACGTAAGTGTCAAATAGTGCTAAGAGGTAAGTGCCAAAAAATGCTAACAGGTAAGTGCCGAATAATGCTAACAGGTAAATGTCGAATAATGCTAACAGGTACGTGTcgaataatgctaatgctagcaggTAAGTGTTGAATAATGTTAATGCTAGCAGGTAAGTGTtgaataatgctaatgctaacaggtcAGTGTCAGTTTTggcacatgctaatgctaacataccACTCCAATGTGACACAGCAGCACAGAGCTCTGGGGGTTGATGCTCAGAGCTTTCTTAAAGTGAATTTCTGCCAGGTTGAACTTTTCCTGTTTGTAGTAAATCATCCCCAGACCATACCTGGCACACACAGAAAGGGGAGTGGTTACCGTGGTGACAGGTCTGCATTACAACCAATACCAAATGTGCGGTTGCCATGGTTACCATGCATTGTAATGCCTGTTGTTGACTCTGATGGCGTTGCGGAAGCAGGCGAGCGCTCGGTCCAGCTCCTCGGTCAGAACAAACTCGTGTCCCAGCAGAGTGTAGGCGTAGGCGAAACCGGGGTCCACCTGAGGGAAAACACCGGGGTCAGCGCACCGCAAACAGGTCTCTATGGCAACCGGCTCTCTATGGCAACCGGCACCGGCCGTAACCACGGGAACAGCAGGTCTGTACCTGGATGGCTCTCTGGAAGAACTTGATTGCGATGTCGTGCTCCCTCTGCAGGCTGAAGCAGTTTCCTGCGACACACCACGCCTACGAGACCAAGAACAGCGCACCTTTAAGTGGACCAAGAATAAGTGCACCTTTAAGTGGACCACGAACAAGTGCACCTTTAAGTGGACCACGAACAAGCGCACCtttaagtggacctggtgtgtttATTGGGTTCATTTCTGtcattttgcattttgcattttattttataatactactactactactactaataataataatctttatttatatagcacttttcatacattaaaactgtagcacaaagtgctttacatatcagtttaaaaatcagtgtgATGTGTATGAGTATCAGTGTATGAGTGTGGATGTTTCACTGTAACTTCAAGACAGGAGTTGAGTTCAACCAATGACAGTCAATAATATGATCACTAAGTACGAGAGGCTGTGTGGGACAGTAttcacacacacaatgaaatgcattcacacatgtgaaaacgcacacacacttatgtaatgcattcacacacgtgaaaacgcacacacttATGTAATGCATTCACACaagtgaaaacgcacacacacatatgaaatgcattcacacgtgaaaacgcacacacacttatgtatgcattcacacacaaatgaaatgcattcacacccgtgaaaacacacacatacacatatgaaatgcattcacacccgtgaaaacgcacacacacttaTGTAATGCATTCACAcccgtgaaaacgcacacacacatatgaaatgcattcacacacgtgAAACGCACAAACACATATGAATGCATTCACACacgtgaaaatgcacacacacaaatggaatgcattcacacacgtgaaaacgcacacacacttaTGTAATGTATTCACacacgtgaaaacgcacacacacttatgtaatgcattcacacacgtgaaaacgcacacacacatatgaaatgcattcacacacacgtgaaaacgcacacacacttatgtaatgcattcacacacgtgaaaacgcacacacacttatgtaatgcattcacacacgtgaaaacgcacacacacatatgaaatgcattcacacagtgaaaacgcacacacacttaTGTAATGCATTCACacgtgaaaatgcacacacacaatgaaatgcattcacacacgtgaaaacacacacatacacatatgaaatgcattcacaacgtgaaaacacaacacacatatgaaatgccGCTTTCCTCTGACGAATAGAGGAGTAGATGACTGAAGTTGATACAATAAGTTGAATCTCAAATAATGAATACAGCTTAGTGTGCAAGCGTcagtagctaacgttagctaccgTAATAGTACTAGCTTATTGTTAGCTTATATAACGTTACCTGTCtgcgagggctgttcaataagttcatggcctcacccagaaatactggttgttataatacaggatgttacattctttcgtgatgggatagtgatgcttgaacatcgatggaccaagtgcattgctgtaaatggagattatgttaaaaataaaatataacttatcagtctgtgttgttctgttctgggtgaggccatgaacttattgaacggccctcgtatatgtaACTTTAAAGCAAAATTGTGTGTGGATGTgcgtgcatgtgtctgtgtgtctacatgtgtgtatgtgtgtgtgtgtctctgtgtgtgtatgtctgtgcatgtgtgtgtatgtgtgtgtctgcgtgcatgtatgtgtgcgtgtctgtgtgtgtatctgtgtgggtgtgtgtatgcgtgtgtgtgtctgtgcatgtatgtgtgtgtatgtgtgcgtgaatgcgtgtgtgtgtgtgtcctcacctCAGGGCAGTTCTTGTCCATGTCTGTCAGGTCTTTAGACAGAGCAGACAGAGCCACGTCCTTCTGTAGATGCCACAGTGTGGTGGAGTAGATCTCCATCCCCTCCACTCTGTACGACTCAATCCTCCGAACTTCACTGAACAGACGCTCCGCCTGCGAACCCCACGGATGAGAACACCACAAATGAGAACATTACGTATGAGACCACCACATGAGAACACCACATGAGAATACCATAAATGAGAACTTCATGTATGAGAACACCACGTATGAGAACCCCACATGAGAACACCATGAAAGAGAACACCACACGGGAACACCGCGTATGAAGACACCACGAATGAGAACATCACGTATGAGAACACAAAGCTCCGTAGTGCAGGTCAGCATGGGCGTGTCAGGTGTGCGTTACCTGGGCGTATTCTGCCAGCTCGAAGTAGGCCCGTCCGATGTGGGTCAGGACCCAGCCGGTGTTGTAGTGCTGAGGAGGGAGCGCCGTCAGGATGTGGATGGCCTCTCTGCAGTTATAGGAACACAGCGCCTGGTAGCCCCGCCCCAACTCCCGCAGCAGCGCCATCACACTGTCTGTaaacacacatggatacacacaccaacacacaatgacacacaaccACCTGACCATGAGTCCAGGATGAATCCAACCATCAAACATGTCCCCTGGAAAACCTCTGGTACTAGTGGATGTGTATGTGGGTCAGGGTCTACCTGTGGTACTAGTGGATGTGTATGTGGGTCAGGGTCTACCTGTGGTACTAGTGGATGTGTATGTGCGTCAGGGTCTACCTGTGGTACTAGGATGTGTATGTGGGTCAGGGTCTACCTGTGGTACTAGTGGATGTGTATGTGGGTCAGGGTCTACCTGTGGTACTAGTGGATGCGTATGTGGGTCAGGGTCTACCTCTGGTACTAGTGGATGCGTATGTGGGTCAGGGTGTACCTGCTGCGGCCCTCTGGTACTGGCTCTTAGGGTCCGGCAGACCCAGTCCTGGTTCCAGTCTCAGGATGTCCAGACTCTCGTTCAGGTTGCTGCTGTTGGAAGTCTTTGCTGTTTTACATTTGGTTTTCCTGTTGGGAATCTTTGTAGGGAACTTCATTTTTAACTTCTTACTGTTCTCCTGCACAAggggaggggtcaaaggtcagaggtcagtcagAGGTCTGGTACTGTACTGGTACTGTACTGATACTATACTGATACTGTACTGGTACTATACTAATACTACACTGATACTGTACTGGTTCTGTACTGATACTGTACTGACACTGTGCTGGTTCTTTACTGATACTGTACTGGTTCTGTACTGGTACTATACTAATACTACACTGATACTGTACTGGTTCTGTACTGATACTGTACTGATACTGTACTGGTACTATACTGATACTGTACTGATACTGCACTGATACTGTACTGATACTGCACTGATACTGTACTGGTACTGTACTGATACTGTACTGACACTAGACTGGTACTGTACTGGTTCTTTACTGGTTCTGTACTGGCACTATACTATACTGCACTGATACTGTACTGATACTGCACTGATACTGTACTGATACTGTACTGATACTGTACCGATACTGCACTGATACTGTACTGATACTGTACTGATACTGCACTGATACTGTACTGATACTGTACTTTCTTTACTGGTACCGTACTGGATCTGTACTGGTTCTATACTGGTTCTGCAGTAGTAGATGGTACCACACATGTACCTTGGCAGTAGAACTGGCACTAGTGAACAGTCTGGAGCTTCTTCTGGCTGAACATTTGGAGGACCAgactactgggactgaggacctGAGGAGAaccactgacagacagacaggcatatacagacagacaggcaggcagatatagacacacagagagacagacagacaggcagatacagacagacaggcaggcaggcagatatagacaggcagaaagacaggcaagcaggcagatacagacacacagacagacaggcagatacagacacacagacagacagacagggaggcagatacagacacacagacagacaggcagatacagacacacagacagacagacacacagacaggcaggcagatacagacacacagagagacagacaggcaggcagatacagacacacagacagacagacaggcaggcagatacagacacacagacagacagacaggcaggcagatacagacacacagagagacagacaggcaggcagatacagacacagagagacaggcagatacggacacacagagagacagacaagcaggcagatacagacacacagacaggcagatacagacacagacgaacagacaggcaggcagatacagacacacagacaggcagatacagacacacagagagacagacaggcaggcagataca encodes:
- the LOC115416468 gene encoding LOW QUALITY PROTEIN: cell division cycle protein 27 homolog (The sequence of the model RefSeq protein was modified relative to this genomic sequence to represent the inferred CDS: inserted 2 bases in 2 codons), translating into MRLLAVWQALNHYAYLDAVFLAERLYAEVRSEEALYLLATCYYRSGKPYKAYRLLKAHSCSTPQVRFLLAKCCVELSKLAEGEQVLIGGVLNKQKSQDDIITEFGDSASFTLSLLGHIYCKTDRVAKGAECFQRSLTLNPFLWSPFQNLCHLGEKPDPDQVFRLSSLQNCSIALPPQSVSPAQNPSHRLDTALMETPQDTLELNRLNLESSNGKLTPDLSVSYIDSSLITPETGSLLGSTVSMASAGSLLAKQNKPKSGRSLLGGPSALSPLTPSFGILPLDPSPETPHLQNYTATMETQSTASNKKSVSRISQSKSVFSQSGNSREVLPIPFNQTQSSAPHTSGSPQVLSPSXSGPPNVQPXRSSRLFTSASSTAKENSKKLKMKFPTKIPNRKTKCKTAKTSNSSNLNESLDILRLEPGLGLPDPKSQYQRAAADSVMALLRELGRGYQALCSYNCREAIHILTALPPQHYNTGWVLTHIGRAYFELAEYAQAERLFSEVRRIESYRVEGMEIYSTTLWHLQKDVALSALSKDLTDMDKNCPEAWCVAGNCFSLQREHDIAIKFFQRAIQVDPGFAYAYTLLGHEFVLTEELDRALACFRNAIRVNNRHYNAWYGLGMIYYKQEKFNLAEIHFKKALSINPQSSVLLCHIGVVQHALKKSDAALETLNRAIGIDPKNPLCKFHRASILFANDKYKAALQELEELKQIVPKESLVYFLIGKVYKKLGQTHLALMNFSWAMDLDPKGANNQIKEAIDKRYLPEDEGAEVDDSQESSMTDADDTQLHTAESDDVL